A window from Marinagarivorans cellulosilyticus encodes these proteins:
- a CDS encoding protein adenylyltransferase SelO has protein sequence MSKKVLHDSSSFSIFSCIAMSLIHHPLGFHFDNSFVRLGEAFSRPVMPTAVSGPSLIVFNEALAYQLGGKPYSADYLSCFSGNALPEGAKPISQVYAGHQFGSFNPQLGDGRAVLLGEVLSPRGKRFDLQLKGAGITPFSRGGDGRAALGPVLREYLMSEAMHALGVPTTRALAAVTTGEQVWRERAFPGAILTRIASSHIRIGTFEYFARKGARNEVKVLADHVITRHYPECLSASNPYLALFDCVADAQAQLVAKWMSLGFVHGVMNTDNASICGQTIDYGPCAFVDAFSESASFSSIDTGGRYAYGRQGSIIQWNLARFAECLLYLFDDDINRAVSLAERRLADFPALFDRYWYALMSDKLGLSKGAPDATTDLCANLVKDLLMLMERGSADFTLSFRCLSLGLKSGDFTPFEALFSDLEVVEVRHWVVRWKEALLLMGLVDREIAENMLNVNPSIIPRNHQVEKALAEALEAYDSKSDEQVFPYFNKMIKALNTPYCIEHDGGLLAASPLNGGAGYRTFCGT, from the coding sequence TTGTCTAAAAAAGTGCTTCACGATAGCAGCTCTTTTTCTATTTTCTCGTGTATCGCAATGTCTTTGATTCACCACCCCCTTGGCTTTCACTTCGATAACTCTTTTGTGCGCCTAGGCGAGGCTTTTAGTAGACCGGTTATGCCTACTGCCGTTTCTGGCCCCAGTCTTATTGTGTTTAATGAAGCGTTGGCTTACCAGTTAGGTGGCAAACCTTATAGTGCAGACTATTTAAGCTGTTTTTCTGGCAATGCTTTGCCAGAGGGTGCAAAGCCTATATCGCAGGTGTATGCCGGGCATCAGTTTGGCAGCTTTAATCCACAGCTCGGTGATGGTCGAGCGGTACTTCTTGGGGAGGTATTATCACCAAGGGGTAAGCGGTTTGATCTTCAATTGAAGGGCGCTGGTATTACGCCATTTTCGCGGGGAGGGGATGGGCGCGCAGCCTTAGGCCCTGTACTTCGTGAGTATTTAATGAGTGAGGCCATGCATGCTTTGGGTGTACCGACCACGAGGGCATTGGCGGCTGTTACAACAGGTGAGCAGGTTTGGCGAGAGCGCGCCTTTCCTGGTGCAATTTTGACGCGCATAGCTTCAAGTCATATTCGAATAGGTACCTTTGAATATTTTGCGCGCAAAGGGGCGCGCAATGAGGTTAAGGTTCTGGCAGATCATGTCATCACTCGCCATTACCCCGAGTGCTTATCTGCTTCAAATCCTTATTTGGCCTTGTTTGATTGTGTTGCTGATGCGCAAGCGCAACTGGTGGCCAAATGGATGAGTCTTGGCTTTGTGCACGGTGTTATGAATACCGACAATGCCAGTATCTGTGGGCAGACCATTGATTATGGACCATGCGCGTTTGTTGATGCTTTCAGTGAAAGTGCATCGTTCAGCTCTATTGATACAGGCGGGCGCTATGCATATGGTCGCCAAGGATCGATTATTCAATGGAATTTGGCGCGTTTTGCCGAATGTTTACTGTATTTATTCGATGATGATATTAATCGCGCTGTGAGCCTAGCTGAACGAAGATTGGCGGATTTCCCCGCGTTATTTGATCGCTATTGGTATGCATTAATGTCGGATAAGCTAGGGTTGTCTAAAGGTGCACCTGATGCGACCACCGACCTTTGTGCGAATTTAGTCAAAGATTTACTGATGTTAATGGAGCGCGGTAGTGCCGATTTCACGCTGAGCTTCAGGTGTCTAAGTCTTGGTTTAAAAAGTGGTGATTTTACACCGTTTGAAGCGTTATTTTCCGATCTTGAGGTTGTAGAAGTTCGGCATTGGGTCGTTCGCTGGAAAGAAGCGTTATTATTGATGGGCTTAGTTGATCGAGAGATTGCTGAGAATATGCTAAACGTGAATCCGAGTATTATTCCGAGAAATCATCAGGTTGAAAAGGCGTTGGCAGAAGCGTTAGAAGCTTATGATTCCAAATCGGATGAGCAGGTATTTCCGTATTTTAACAAGATGATTAAAGCGCTTAACACGCCTTATTGCATAGAGCATGATGGTGGTTTGTTGGCGGCTTCGCCACTAAATGGTGGCGCGGGATATCGAACCTTTTGCGGTACTTAG
- the nspC gene encoding carboxynorspermidine decarboxylase — MSHSLENFDIHSVPSPSYIIDEVQLEKNLQILADVQARSGAKVLLALKAFSMFDVAPLIMKYLSGTCASGPYEAQLGREEYGGEVHTYAAAYRPQDIEQVLALSNHVVFNSFNQWQQYKAQALVAQKARPQLSFGLRINPEHSEGATAIYDPCAPCSRMGIPLHQFENQDLSGIDGLHFHTLCEQDFAPLSRTLDAVESRFGHLLAQMKWINFGGGHHITRDDYQVDALIERVKSFSKAYNVQVYLEPGEAIALNAGIFVAEVLDTFTNNMELAILDASATCHMPDVLEMPYRPQITGAGNASEKPYTYRLGGPSCLSGDVIGDYSFDQPLKIGERLMFEDMAIYTMVKNTTFNGIPLPAIIKANSQTGEFETVKTFSYQDFKMRLS, encoded by the coding sequence ATCGATGAAGTTCAACTGGAAAAGAACCTACAAATACTTGCCGATGTACAAGCCCGCAGTGGTGCTAAAGTACTTCTAGCGCTCAAAGCTTTTTCAATGTTTGATGTCGCCCCACTTATAATGAAATACCTCTCGGGCACTTGTGCCAGTGGCCCTTACGAAGCACAACTTGGGCGTGAAGAATATGGCGGTGAAGTGCATACCTATGCTGCCGCCTACCGCCCACAAGATATCGAACAAGTATTAGCACTTTCAAATCACGTAGTTTTTAACTCGTTCAACCAGTGGCAGCAATATAAAGCACAAGCTCTGGTAGCCCAAAAAGCAAGACCACAGCTATCCTTTGGTTTACGCATAAACCCAGAGCACTCAGAAGGCGCTACCGCTATTTATGATCCATGCGCCCCTTGTTCACGCATGGGAATCCCGCTTCACCAATTTGAAAACCAAGACCTTTCCGGTATTGACGGCCTGCACTTTCACACCCTGTGCGAGCAGGACTTTGCTCCGCTTTCGCGCACCCTTGATGCAGTAGAATCGCGCTTTGGCCACCTTTTGGCACAAATGAAATGGATTAATTTTGGCGGAGGGCACCACATTACCCGCGATGATTACCAAGTAGACGCGCTAATAGAACGCGTAAAATCATTCAGCAAAGCTTATAACGTTCAGGTGTATTTAGAACCGGGGGAAGCCATCGCATTAAACGCTGGCATTTTTGTTGCTGAGGTACTCGATACTTTTACCAATAATATGGAACTGGCCATACTCGATGCATCGGCAACCTGTCACATGCCTGACGTGTTGGAAATGCCCTATCGCCCCCAAATAACTGGAGCAGGTAACGCTTCAGAAAAACCCTACACCTATCGACTAGGCGGCCCAAGCTGCTTATCGGGTGATGTGATTGGCGATTACAGCTTTGACCAGCCTTTAAAAATCGGAGAGCGTTTGATGTTCGAGGACATGGCCATTTACACCATGGTCAAAAACACAACATTTAACGGCATTCCCCTGCCCGCCATTATTAAGGCCAATAGCCAAACGGGTGAATTCGAAACTGTAAAGACATTCTCTTACCAAGATTTTAAAATGAGGTTATCCTAG
- the fliS gene encoding flagellar export chaperone FliS: MNSQSAIKSYAKVQYRSDVEIASPHRLIDMLYQGAIDRVVQAKGAMQYGNAELKGKKINSAVSIIGGLRESLNTHDGGELAHNLDNLYIYIQRALSNAHLKNDEKLLDEVVTLLSDLQSTWKQIG; this comes from the coding sequence ATGAATAGTCAGTCCGCAATTAAGTCGTATGCTAAAGTTCAATATCGCAGTGATGTTGAGATCGCGTCGCCCCACCGGCTAATCGATATGTTATATCAGGGGGCAATTGATCGTGTGGTGCAGGCCAAGGGAGCCATGCAGTATGGTAATGCAGAGCTCAAGGGTAAAAAGATTAACAGTGCTGTGAGTATTATTGGCGGCCTCAGGGAAAGCCTCAATACGCATGATGGCGGTGAATTGGCCCATAATCTTGATAACCTTTACATCTATATACAGCGCGCATTGTCCAATGCGCATTTGAAAAACGACGAAAAGCTATTGGATGAAGTGGTTACGCTTTTATCTGACTTGCAAAGTACGTGGAAGCAAATAGGTTAA
- a CDS encoding acyltransferase family protein, translated as MQYRREIDGLRALAVIPVIFFHAGLSWLSGGFVGVDIFFVISGYLITSIILEQRAQDNFSLLTFYERRARRILPALFLVMLCCLPLAWLWMVPSQHKDFSQSLIAVTFFISNFLFWKQSGYFSAEADEKPLLHTWSLAVEEQYYILFPLFILIAWRLGRRNISYLIAFIALASFIFAQWLSRHMPSASFYILPTRAWELLAGSLVAFFLFNREPISNKHLSSLGLFLILASFFLLHEDLPFPSYFTLIPVLGTCLIILFSSSTWVAKVLSLKLFVGIGLVSYSAYLWHQPLLAFARVKLLTQPPILLMISLALLSFVLAAVTWRWVERPFRRSINGKFLISRNTLLMCCTPFILLFIGLGLLGHKKEGLPERFDIPAELTKSFRRGLNAYECFDLPTPHISEKWGCIIGKKETAKTIDFMVFGDSHLLVTYGAFKQAAENTNTTGFYAGIRQCTPFLGVHALRPDQQERNCFQLNKRVWEYVRDNKIPQVILVARWSYYTVGGYGGDQFSYIGTTKDTTKNQENSIKAFERGLIETIEAYASIGTKVTLLQQVPQQKFIPEEIYYKAYNSLNVVTALNAMSVRKTEHQAMQGYVTNLFQLTQKKYPNLEIADLTDTFCGDSCLVGTQTQSYYYDKDHLSVVGANQIIKNIETLIGIKKN; from the coding sequence ATGCAATACCGAAGAGAAATTGATGGGTTAAGAGCTCTCGCCGTCATCCCTGTTATTTTTTTTCACGCGGGCCTATCGTGGCTGAGCGGGGGATTTGTTGGTGTAGATATATTCTTTGTCATTAGCGGTTATTTAATTACAAGCATTATACTAGAACAGCGCGCGCAAGATAACTTTTCCCTACTGACATTTTATGAGAGGCGTGCGCGCCGAATCCTGCCAGCCCTATTCTTAGTCATGCTCTGCTGTTTACCGCTCGCCTGGCTTTGGATGGTGCCATCACAACACAAAGATTTTTCTCAAAGCCTTATTGCAGTCACTTTTTTTATATCAAATTTTTTATTTTGGAAGCAAAGCGGATATTTCTCTGCCGAAGCAGATGAAAAACCGCTACTGCATACTTGGAGCTTAGCGGTTGAAGAGCAATACTATATTTTATTCCCGCTTTTTATCCTTATTGCTTGGCGTTTAGGCCGGCGAAACATTAGTTACCTTATTGCATTTATTGCACTGGCGAGCTTTATTTTTGCTCAGTGGCTTTCTCGCCATATGCCTTCAGCCAGTTTTTACATACTACCAACTCGAGCATGGGAATTATTAGCCGGGTCGCTCGTCGCATTTTTTCTATTTAATCGCGAGCCAATATCCAATAAGCATCTTTCTAGCCTAGGGCTATTTTTGATTTTGGCATCATTTTTTCTCTTACATGAAGACCTGCCCTTCCCCTCATATTTCACACTTATTCCAGTACTAGGTACTTGCCTTATCATCCTGTTTTCAAGCAGCACGTGGGTAGCAAAAGTCTTATCGCTAAAACTATTTGTCGGCATTGGCCTGGTGAGTTACAGCGCATATCTGTGGCATCAACCCTTACTTGCTTTTGCTAGAGTTAAACTGCTCACGCAGCCGCCTATACTTCTAATGATTAGCCTAGCACTATTATCTTTTGTTCTCGCCGCGGTTACATGGAGATGGGTCGAAAGGCCTTTTCGCCGCTCTATTAACGGGAAGTTTCTTATATCAAGGAATACCCTGCTAATGTGCTGCACGCCTTTTATCTTATTATTTATTGGTTTAGGGCTGCTAGGACACAAAAAAGAAGGCCTACCAGAACGTTTTGACATTCCAGCCGAACTCACAAAATCCTTTAGGCGCGGGCTTAACGCATACGAATGCTTTGATCTCCCCACTCCGCATATCTCGGAAAAATGGGGCTGCATTATTGGAAAAAAAGAAACAGCCAAAACCATAGACTTCATGGTATTCGGCGACAGCCACTTACTGGTCACTTATGGTGCATTTAAGCAAGCGGCAGAAAACACCAATACCACAGGTTTTTACGCCGGCATCCGCCAATGCACACCCTTTCTTGGCGTCCATGCACTTCGCCCAGACCAACAAGAAAGAAATTGCTTCCAATTAAATAAGCGGGTCTGGGAATATGTTCGAGACAACAAGATACCGCAGGTTATTCTCGTTGCCAGATGGTCTTATTACACCGTGGGGGGGTATGGCGGAGATCAGTTTTCCTACATTGGCACAACTAAAGATACAACAAAAAATCAGGAAAACTCAATAAAAGCCTTTGAGCGGGGGCTAATAGAGACAATAGAAGCTTACGCAAGCATTGGGACGAAAGTTACCCTGCTTCAACAAGTTCCCCAACAAAAATTTATCCCAGAGGAAATCTACTACAAGGCTTACAATAGCCTTAATGTAGTAACAGCCCTCAATGCCATGTCCGTGCGGAAAACTGAGCATCAAGCAATGCAAGGCTATGTAACAAATCTTTTTCAATTAACCCAAAAGAAATACCCTAACCTTGAAATTGCAGACTTAACAGATACATTTTGTGGAGACAGCTGCTTAGTTGGCACACAAACACAATCGTACTACTACGACAAGGACCACCTTTCCGTCGTTGGTGCGAACCAAATCATCAAGAATATAGAAACGCTGATTGGCATTAAAAAGAACTGA
- a CDS encoding GNAT family N-acetyltransferase gives MTGIKISCVCYSGLEGFNHLYQEWFDLATSKATHFLHFPGWYQAGLERLDSSKKVFFVAIYSSAGLVAVLPLELVCQRIRSIEVPLLQLFYPNEMGVNDIFTTIDLNPKLQEITQFLRRELPFFALIKWQCISEDRGAALGMPVRLSHSSKYLDFSAGADEFWGGYSKKFVKGLLKKARKAEQLGNLRLECARDTEALEAAFSIFLGVEDSGWKGEKGTSIIKQPEKLAYYKTLLSEYGKARSCQINVLWVGEQPIAAQFGIVAGDTLHLLKIGFDEQFSDVSPGYLILERLVNHLAGEGSINRISFVTGVGWIDRWKPSGVNIGVFYSDNGSWWSKSIIRLIYSRLVQRFLAKQRR, from the coding sequence GTGACTGGCATTAAAATTTCTTGCGTGTGCTATTCCGGGCTAGAAGGGTTTAACCATTTATACCAAGAATGGTTTGATTTGGCGACGTCAAAGGCGACACATTTTTTGCACTTTCCTGGCTGGTATCAAGCTGGACTTGAAAGGCTCGATAGTTCTAAAAAAGTTTTTTTCGTTGCGATTTACTCTTCAGCTGGCCTTGTTGCAGTCCTTCCTTTGGAGCTTGTTTGTCAGCGTATTCGATCAATTGAAGTGCCTTTGCTGCAATTATTTTACCCCAATGAAATGGGCGTTAATGATATTTTTACTACGATCGATCTTAATCCAAAACTACAAGAGATAACGCAGTTTTTGCGCCGTGAGTTACCTTTCTTTGCGTTGATTAAATGGCAGTGTATCAGTGAGGATCGAGGGGCTGCTTTAGGTATGCCTGTTCGGCTTTCTCATAGTTCTAAATATTTGGATTTTTCTGCAGGTGCAGATGAGTTTTGGGGTGGGTATAGTAAAAAATTTGTTAAAGGGTTGTTGAAAAAAGCGAGGAAAGCAGAGCAGCTAGGTAATCTTAGGCTTGAGTGCGCAAGAGATACTGAAGCTCTAGAGGCTGCATTTTCAATATTCTTAGGTGTTGAAGACTCTGGCTGGAAGGGCGAGAAGGGTACAAGCATCATCAAGCAGCCAGAGAAGTTGGCGTATTACAAAACACTTTTATCTGAATATGGTAAAGCTCGAAGCTGTCAGATCAACGTGCTTTGGGTGGGTGAACAGCCTATTGCCGCCCAATTTGGCATTGTCGCTGGAGATACGCTGCATTTATTGAAAATTGGTTTTGATGAGCAATTCTCAGATGTTAGTCCTGGCTATTTAATTCTTGAACGACTAGTTAATCACTTGGCCGGCGAAGGTTCAATTAATCGAATTAGCTTCGTTACAGGGGTAGGTTGGATTGACCGCTGGAAGCCTTCGGGGGTCAATATTGGTGTATTTTATTCTGATAATGGTTCTTGGTGGAGCAAAAGTATTATACGTTTAATCTATTCTAGGTTGGTGCAGAGGTTTCTTGCGAAGCAACGACGCTAG
- a CDS encoding GGDEF domain-containing protein codes for MTETITHTCPNADQCEETKQQVAFLNARIKKLEQEVHRDELTGLHNRRHFNYAINQELERTRRSGQPTSLILLDIDHFKQVNDLYGHPVGDLAIQHVANAVIHGLRRLDIACRYGGEEYAIILPSTAVNTAIAVAGRLRQQIVDVPLILPEGRQLALSASLGVSAATEHSQELSSRALVMLADKALYQAKNKGRNCVVANLPFPDVSLDETV; via the coding sequence ATGACTGAAACCATAACCCACACATGCCCCAATGCGGATCAATGCGAAGAAACTAAGCAGCAGGTCGCTTTTCTGAATGCACGCATTAAAAAACTAGAGCAAGAAGTACATCGAGACGAGCTAACAGGGTTACACAATAGGCGGCACTTTAACTACGCAATCAATCAAGAGCTCGAGCGCACCCGAAGAAGCGGGCAGCCCACCAGCTTAATTCTGCTGGATATAGACCACTTTAAACAAGTCAATGATCTTTACGGCCATCCAGTAGGTGACCTCGCCATACAGCATGTAGCAAACGCTGTTATTCATGGACTAAGAAGACTGGACATAGCATGCCGCTATGGCGGTGAAGAATATGCAATCATACTACCTAGCACCGCCGTCAACACAGCTATTGCTGTCGCTGGGAGGCTAAGGCAGCAAATTGTTGATGTCCCACTAATACTACCTGAGGGGCGGCAATTAGCCTTAAGCGCAAGCCTTGGCGTTTCGGCTGCAACAGAGCACAGCCAAGAACTCAGTTCACGCGCCCTCGTAATGCTCGCGGATAAAGCGCTTTACCAAGCTAAAAATAAAGGCCGCAATTGCGTCGTTGCTAATTTACCCTTCCCTGACGTCTCTTTAGACGAAACGGTTTAA